A region of Pseudomonas putida DNA encodes the following proteins:
- a CDS encoding LysR family transcriptional regulator: protein MAQDLPPLNALRAFEATARLNSVSQAAEALHVTHGAVSRQIKVLEEHLGIALFVKDGRGIKLTDAGVRLRDASGEAFDRLRGVCAELSRDVSEAPFVLGCSGSLLARWFIPRLGRLKADLPELRLHLSAGEGDLDPRRPGLDALLVFAEPPWPADMQVHVLAEERIGPVLSPHFAGFERLRGAPPQALLGEVLLHTTSRPQAWPAWAAQQGLDSAALPFGQAFEHLYYLLEAAVAGLGVAIAPQQLVADDLRAGRLAAPWGFSSTHAALALWVPRRAADGRAEQLAQWLRQELQLQIA from the coding sequence ATGGCTCAGGACCTTCCCCCGCTCAATGCCCTCAGGGCCTTCGAGGCCACTGCCCGGTTAAACAGTGTCAGTCAGGCTGCCGAAGCGCTGCATGTGACCCACGGGGCAGTCAGCCGGCAGATCAAGGTACTTGAAGAGCACCTGGGTATCGCGCTGTTCGTCAAGGACGGGCGTGGCATCAAACTCACAGATGCCGGTGTGCGCCTGCGTGATGCCAGTGGCGAGGCATTCGACCGGTTGCGTGGCGTGTGCGCCGAGTTGAGCCGGGATGTCAGCGAGGCACCCTTCGTCCTCGGTTGTTCTGGGAGCCTGCTGGCGCGTTGGTTCATCCCCCGGCTTGGGCGGCTCAAGGCCGACCTGCCGGAGCTGCGCCTGCACCTGTCAGCCGGGGAAGGTGACCTGGACCCACGGCGCCCCGGCCTGGACGCCTTGCTGGTGTTTGCCGAGCCGCCGTGGCCAGCGGACATGCAGGTGCACGTGCTGGCCGAAGAACGCATCGGGCCTGTACTGAGCCCCCACTTTGCCGGGTTCGAGCGTTTGCGCGGTGCGCCGCCCCAGGCCTTGCTGGGCGAAGTGTTGCTGCACACCACCTCACGCCCGCAGGCGTGGCCTGCCTGGGCGGCGCAGCAGGGGCTCGATTCGGCGGCGTTGCCGTTCGGCCAGGCATTCGAGCACCTGTACTACCTGCTGGAGGCCGCAGTGGCTGGGCTGGGCGTGGCGATTGCGCCACAACAGCTGGTGGCGGACGATCTGCGGGCTGGGCGGCTGGCGGCACCTTGGGGGTTCTCATCCACGCATGCGGCACTGGCGTTGTGGGTGCCCCGGCGCGCCGCAGATGGGCGCGCCGAGCAACTGGCGCAATGGCTGCGCCAGGAATTGCAGCTGCAGATTGCTTAG
- the trpB gene encoding tryptophan synthase subunit beta, with product MTQTQYRPGPDANGLFGSFGGRYVAETLMPLVLDLAREYEAAKADPTFLEELAYFQRDYIGRPNPLYFAERLTEHCGGAKIFFKREELNHTGAHKVNNCIGQVLLAKRMGKKRLIAETGAGMHGVATATVAARFGLPCVIYMGATDIERQQANVFRMKLLGAEIVPVTAGTGTLKDAMNEALRDWVTNVEDTFYLIGTVAGPHPYPAMVRDFQSIIGKETRAQLQEKEGRLPDSLVACVGGGSNAMGLFHEFLEEPSVQIIGVEAGGHGVHTDKHAASLNGGVPGVLHGNRTYLLQDADGQITDAHSISAGLDYPGIGPEHAYLHEVKRVEYVSITDDEALDAFHATCRLEGIIPALESSHALAEAIKRAPNLPKDHLMVVCLSGRGDKDMQTVMNHMAAQEKQA from the coding sequence ATGACCCAGACTCAATACCGCCCTGGCCCAGACGCCAACGGCCTGTTCGGCTCGTTCGGCGGCCGCTACGTGGCAGAAACCCTGATGCCACTGGTGCTGGACCTGGCCCGCGAATACGAAGCCGCCAAGGCTGACCCAACGTTTCTCGAAGAGCTGGCCTACTTCCAGCGCGACTACATCGGCCGCCCGAACCCGCTGTATTTCGCCGAGCGCCTGACCGAGCACTGTGGCGGGGCAAAAATCTTCTTCAAGCGTGAAGAGCTCAACCACACCGGCGCGCACAAGGTGAACAACTGCATCGGCCAGGTGCTGCTGGCCAAACGCATGGGCAAAAAACGCCTGATCGCCGAAACCGGTGCCGGCATGCACGGCGTGGCCACCGCCACCGTGGCTGCCCGCTTCGGCCTGCCTTGCGTGATCTACATGGGCGCCACCGACATCGAGCGCCAGCAGGCCAACGTGTTCCGCATGAAGCTGCTGGGCGCCGAAATTGTCCCGGTCACCGCCGGCACCGGCACCCTGAAAGACGCCATGAACGAAGCCCTGCGCGACTGGGTCACCAACGTCGAAGACACCTTCTACCTGATCGGCACCGTGGCGGGCCCGCACCCGTACCCGGCGATGGTCCGCGACTTCCAGTCGATCATCGGCAAGGAAACCCGTGCCCAGTTGCAAGAGAAGGAAGGGCGCCTGCCCGACAGCCTGGTCGCCTGCGTCGGCGGCGGCTCCAACGCCATGGGCCTGTTCCACGAGTTCCTTGAAGAGCCAAGCGTACAGATCATCGGCGTCGAAGCTGGCGGCCACGGCGTGCACACCGACAAACACGCCGCCAGCCTGAACGGCGGCGTGCCGGGTGTACTGCACGGCAACCGCACCTACCTGCTGCAGGACGCTGACGGCCAGATCACCGACGCCCACTCGATTTCCGCCGGCCTCGACTACCCGGGCATCGGCCCGGAACACGCCTACCTGCACGAAGTGAAGCGTGTCGAGTACGTCAGCATCACCGATGACGAAGCCCTCGATGCGTTCCACGCCACCTGCCGCCTGGAAGGCATCATCCCGGCCCTGGAAAGCTCCCACGCCCTGGCCGAAGCGATCAAGCGCGCACCGAACCTGCCCAAGGACCACTTGATGGTCGTGTGCCTGTCCGGTCGCGGCGACAAAGACATGCAAACCGTGATGAACCACATGGCCGCCCAGGAGAAACAGGCATGA